A region from the Sandaracinus amylolyticus genome encodes:
- a CDS encoding GGDEF domain-containing protein, with product MQDSDIKTRVTPLEELKIGSRAGNDCLVVIYSSDARQFGKRYVLERDTLTIGRGQENVVVLDNDSVSRRHCRIERRNTSWYVVDLDSTNGTYVNDDLVKEYQLRRGDQVKIGDTIMKYLSGADVEAQYHETIYRMTIVDGLTGAHNKRYLLETLEREIPRSRRHARPLSAVMFDIDHFKKINDTYGHLAGDYVLKELATLVKSRLRPDDIFARYGGEEFCALLPETPVPGAGAIAEDLRRRVQERRFTFENEVIPVTVSLGAAELAPEMDVTAFLKAADEKLYEAKRSGRNRVCI from the coding sequence GTGCAGGACTCCGACATCAAGACGCGCGTCACGCCGCTCGAAGAGCTCAAGATCGGGAGTCGAGCGGGCAACGATTGTCTCGTCGTCATCTACTCGAGCGACGCGCGCCAGTTCGGTAAGCGCTACGTCCTCGAGCGAGACACGCTGACGATCGGCCGCGGACAGGAGAACGTCGTCGTCCTCGACAACGACTCCGTCTCGCGTCGCCACTGCCGCATCGAGCGCCGGAACACGTCGTGGTACGTCGTCGATCTCGACTCGACGAACGGCACCTACGTCAACGACGACCTGGTCAAGGAGTACCAGCTGCGTCGTGGCGACCAGGTGAAGATCGGCGACACGATCATGAAGTACCTGAGCGGCGCCGACGTCGAGGCCCAGTACCACGAGACGATCTATCGGATGACGATCGTCGACGGGCTGACCGGCGCGCACAACAAGCGCTATCTGCTCGAGACGCTCGAGCGAGAGATCCCGCGCTCGCGTCGGCACGCACGGCCGCTCTCGGCCGTGATGTTCGACATCGATCACTTCAAGAAGATCAACGACACCTACGGCCACCTCGCGGGCGACTACGTGCTCAAGGAGCTCGCGACGCTCGTGAAGAGCCGGCTGCGCCCCGACGACATCTTCGCGCGCTACGGCGGCGAGGAGTTCTGCGCGCTGCTTCCCGAGACGCCGGTGCCGGGCGCGGGGGCGATCGCGGAAGACCTGCGTCGTCGCGTGCAGGAGCGTCGCTTCACGTTCGAGAACGAGGTGATCCCGGTGACCGTCTCGCTCGGCGCGGCGGAGCTCGCGCCGGAGATGGACGTGACCGCGTTCCTCAAGGCCGCCGACGAGAAGCTCTACGAAGCGAAGCGCAGCGGACGCAACCGCGTCTGCATCTGA